The window CTTAACACTGTGGCTATTCTGGCAAGGGTAGGTAGAGGAAACGGGTGTATATGTTGCTGGATGCTAGCTCACCCTTTCCCTGTCTCTGAGTGATTTACGACTTACCAGCAAGGCTAGTATTCTACCTTCACTctacaaacacataaacagcCTTCGAGCCGCGCTAAGCAGATCCTGTGAACAGCTTGAATGAACTCCATAGCTACCCTGTCTCCAGGCTCAGCATCACATGCTAATGTGATATGACAAGCATTCACTCTGACAAGATTTAATTTGGCAGAAATGTCATTACTTAATTGATGTTGTGTCTCTGAAAGACGAAAGGAAAAATAACTATTGTTCAAATGTAGTGGAATTAATCTCCTTTGATTAAGATTTCTAATGAACTTTAATGAACTGTGGGGCAGTACATAAACATATTCAGTAAGTAATATTCAGTAAGTAATATTATAGAAATTCTTCTAGGCTGTGAGGACGAGATGAGAGTGTGGGACAGGAAGATAAATAAAGGTAAATGGTTTCCTGTAAGTAAACAGGGAGCCGGATAAGAGTGGTTGGAGGATGTGTGGCTTGTATGTGCCTGAGTAATGTGATGAGAGTAGGGAAACAAGAGTTTCCTCTGCCCCCTATCCTGCAAGTTCCTAGGGTACCAGAAGGCTGACCTTTGGTTCTCGGTCAGGTTCAAGTGGCGTTTGATGTCCAGCATCACCTCCTTGAGGAAGGTCAGCCTTCTGACCTCATGTTGCTGGCACTGGTCAAACACCTGCTCCATGCTTTCCTGGTACGTAGGGGTACACTTGCTCAGCTCATCCAGAGACTTCTCATACTTCTCCTTAGCCTGTAGGAGGAGAGGCACACAGATAAGCATGAATGCTGGGCTGGTGGGGAGATAAATACATCCAAAACATATTGGATTtcaaacatacagtaccagtcaaaagtttggacacatttaaaGGTGtctaaacttttgactggtactgtacatataCTGTTACATGGATGATAGGATGaatttttctgtgtgtgagagtcctctctctgtccagggTCAATAGGTCACATAGTAAACCTCAATACAAGGTCCATATATAACTTGGGGCCTCTTTTTCTCGAGTCAGACAGGAGGCAGCAAGGTTACAGTATAATCGTAAGACGTTGATGAGTTAAGAAACTGTCAAGGTAATATTCAAGAATATTAAAATGCTTTCTATATGCTGTGGCCAAGAAGGAAATATTCTATGGACACTATCTTCGTATGTTTACTCCAGTCTATATAAGCCACTCTGTAACCAACCCACTTAATTCATTCGATCACCAAGTACTAGATGTTGATAGTTTAATGACGCTCATCATTCCTCCGATTGAAAACATCATAACACTGGAAAATAGAAGTCCTGAACAACATGAATTGTTCATATCAAAGTATATAATACATTTTAGGAGGAGTCAAATAGTCCCAGAGACCAGGATAAAGAGGATGTTGTGGACTTCTGTAAGTGGAACTCAATTTCTTTGTCCATGTTCTAGctatgcattgtgtgtgtgtgtgtgtgtaagcaccttcctctccctggtccAGTCTAATATGCTCTTCTGGTTACCAGACTTCCATGAATAGAGTGCCTGATAATCCGTGGTGCACAGCATTAATCTGACATACCAGTTCCTTTTTTACAGGACTTTATAAAATAACTTTTTCATAGATTAATTTCAGTACAgctataaacaacaacaaaaaacaaataatACCCAGCCAGAATGAAACATGGTGTACTTAGTACACTGCCAATGCACACTACCCTCTGGTGTACTTAGTACACTGCCAATGCACACTACCCTCTGGTGTACTTAGTACACTGCCAATGCACACTACCCTCTGGTGTACTTAGTACACTGCCAATGCACACTACCCTCTGGTGTACTTAGTACACTGCCAATGCACACTACCCTCTGGTGTACTTAGTACACTGCCAATGCACACTACCCTCTGGTGTACTTAGTACACTGCCAATGCACACTACCCTCTGGTCCATTGTTTGACTGATGAactgattctctctctttctctctctcaccttctgcGCATCCTGTTTGCACTTGTCCACTTTCTCATGGAGTTTCTTCTGCTGGTCTACTGTGACAGAGGCCTCTGTCTTCCCGTTGGCCTCTCGGGTGGCAGCCAGCTTCTCCTCCTTACAGGCCATATGGTATGTCTTCTTAGCCGTCTCCATCTGTGgaccacatacacacgcacacacacatacacacgcacacacacacagagattacCAGTTGGGAAAAAACTCCTTACTCCACTGAGACAGTATTAGGGGCTAACTAACTCTCCAACATAGGATTTGTCAGTTATTGGTAATCTATGTTGCTAGCTTTAGATATTTAATTTAAGCAAAATAGTTTATTGGTTGATGACCCCTGAAAGGAGTGGTCGGATGATGTCCACTGTAAACCCATTTAGCAGCAATGTTACGCCCATGGCCTGGTCCCTGTCCCTTTTACACCCCCTGCTGGTTCTCTTGTATCATCCTGCCTAGATCCTACACACCTGACGCCCATTACCTCATCATCCTGCATACTTCAACCCGGCTTTCCAACCACTCCTCGTCAGATCGCTGTCACAGCTATTGTGGTAGTATGTGCTTTTGACCCTCAAGCATTGCTTGATTCACTTGCCTTCTGTTAACCTGTTTTCTTTGTAGCCAGGATCGTCATCCGAGAACCcagtccctgtctgcctgccgacCCGCTGATTCACCAAACAAGACCACAACTCAGGACTACACCCGATACATCACCCAATTGTATctgtgctgtgtttgggtccactCTGTACTACACCGTAACAAGCAGTGCGTCAACATTAATCTCTACTGCACCAGTCCTGCTATAACCAAACTGACTGACATCCAAAATGCCTTTCAGATGCTTAACCACCAATTAAAGACAGTTGTCTCTAACGTCAATCAGGGAGACAGCCAAGTACTCCACAGTCCAAATGATTCTTCTTTTCATAGTTCGTACATTGTATTTTAAATGCAACTGTCAATAATGGCAAACAAAAGACTACATTATTCCAAAGTTTGTAATGTGGAGGCAATATCAATCTTGTTGTCTGATGTATTGTCTCTTACCTCTTTGAGCTTCTTGGCCCAAGGTTTCTGGGCCTTTTTGAAGCCCTCATCGGCCTCTTTGGCCTCCTTGAAGCCTCCAATCATCTGCTTGTGGTAGGCCTCCTTCTGCCAGTTCTTCACCTTCTCAAGGTCCTCATTTATCAGACCGTTCTTCACTTCCTGGTGCAACTCGCTCACCTTCTCAGCTTCCGTCGTCACAGCTATCCAGGCCCGCTCAACTGAGCCATACTGAGGCCCTGTAATCAGGTTACGATACATTGGGGTAATTTGGTGTTAAAAGCTTGGTTATAAATATCATGATCGAAACTGTCCTACATCTCAGAAGTAAGCAGAGTTTCCTTCTGAAtggctctctcccctcccaaatGCTGACCTTTCTCAATGAGctgtctccatctctttgaCCAGGCGGTCAACTGGTCACCGTAAGCTTTCTCTATCTTGGCACGTTCCTGAAGGCAGCCCATGAGGTCATTGCAGAGCCGGTGGCCATCATCAACCCTCTTGACAGCCCGCTTGTAGTTCCCCACCTGCAGCAGACCACAGACTAGTCTAGGCAAACTTCACTTCAAGGTGTAAGGCTGAGATAAAGTTGGTTGCTTTTTATTTCTTATCTTATTTTTTGGGGTTCTTACTTTAGGGCTATATTTATATCTTTAATACGAATTTATCGATAATCACATACACCTACATAACACATTATTTAAGATGAGAtggaaaaaaaaagataagaTACATTTTTTACTCGGCTGTTCCACCTTAAGAAAGACCACCTTAATGAAGCTGTATGGAGCActgaggctcctccccctcagtgTCTGCAGGGGGCGTGAGCTCATGGTgcatgaagagagagggggaaggggatgaTGGCTCGTGCCTGTGCATGTGTAGTTATGCAATGGCAgaggctttgtgtgtgtatgtgtatgtgtgtgtgacagagggggGTCCGCACTGTTACTGCTATAATCCTCTTCTATGCTCTAATGCAAGTGGACAGATTCTCATGGATGGGACACTGACATGGCGAGGTGGAGACAGGAATACAGATACAGACTTCACTACAGACACCATCCTAGTCAACAGACACAACCCAAACACAGTCAAAAGACACTGTCCACATGGTCAACAAACACAAATCCTACTGCCCTCTGGGTAAGCCAGGTAGGGCTGAGTAGAAGCTGGGTGACAATGAAAGAAGAAGCAGGTGTAAGAGGGACAAACAGTCTACTGAGAGACAGGTTTAACTGTCTGAATCTAAATGAAACAGAAGAATATGAGAATGTTGTGGCAcaggtgcttgtgtgtatgtttatgtgggCAGGGGTACTCAATTACAGGTCACCTGGTTGCACTGGCAACTACAGACCGGTGGACTGGGTCTTTAACAAAAATCCACCCACACACCTTTGCTCCTCAGTTTGTGCAAACGTTAACAGCAAACTGTGGTGACATGCTTTTCCCTCTTTGTGGTCAAATCAATGGACAACTTTAGCTTTCCTTAAAAAACAATATATAAATTAGATATATGTATGTGGTTGTTGCTATTAAGTAGTTGACCCTTGACTAATAAACATGAGTCATTTTCAGTAGATGCGGCATACTCCGGTCAGGGCTTGTTCATTCAGAGGTCAGAGGCAGGTGCCTGGTCTGAAAGACAGGCTGATGACTAGGAGCCTCTGTCTCTGGGCTCATACGAAGACACAAAGAGGACTCTGTGCTACTAGAATTCATTAACAGTAATTGGTGAGAGGGTTTTCCGCAACAGCACATTTGCTTAACCAGTGACACCCACATACCCTGTCATGATATAGGGAACCAAAAGGTTTAATTCCCCCTGACATTAGTCTTGTGTACGTATCATGACTTAGAAGGTTCAAATCAAGTaaggtcaagtgtgtgtgtctgcatgtgaggGAATTGGTTGCTAGGTGTCATGAACACCACAGACGGATGCTGTTACTGTACCTCCCAGAAGCTGTCCATGGCCTCGTCAGCAGCAGAGGTTTCATCGTAGGAGACTGACATTTTCCTTGATATGGCAAAGCACGCTAAAGACTAAACGTGTCTGCAGCAGAGCTGAATTCTTCATGCactgaaaaagagagggagtgagagagacagaggttggagaagaaagaaaaaaatgaaatgggTGATAAAAAATGGATAGAAATACAACATTGAAATAGAAGGACAAGAGTGGTCCTCATTTTTCAACATCCATAGCATTAACTCTAAGTGGGCCTCAGAGACAATATATTTACAACAGCTAGTCAGAGAGAGTGCTGAAGAAAGCACTCAGTTGAAGTCTTCAGACAGCTCTAATAATGAGTTAAAAATAGTCATCGTCCCCATGTAAACGGCACTGTGTCCCCAGGGAACAGAAAGGGCATCTTACACTCAGTGTCCCAGAAAATAGAGCAAAGACACCACAGTAACTGCAGCTTCGCCCTGTGCTTCTAGCAGAGCAAAATGCTCCCCCCACTGAAACATACACAtgtgcgcaaacacacacacattattca of the Hypomesus transpacificus isolate Combined female chromosome 18, fHypTra1, whole genome shotgun sequence genome contains:
- the pacsin1a gene encoding protein kinase C and casein kinase substrate in neurons protein 1a, with the translated sequence MSVSYDETSAADEAMDSFWEVGNYKRAVKRVDDGHRLCNDLMGCLQERAKIEKAYGDQLTAWSKRWRQLIEKGPQYGSVERAWIAVTTEAEKVSELHQEVKNGLINEDLEKVKNWQKEAYHKQMIGGFKEAKEADEGFKKAQKPWAKKLKEMETAKKTYHMACKEEKLAATREANGKTEASVTVDQQKKLHEKVDKCKQDAQKAKEKYEKSLDELSKCTPTYQESMEQVFDQCQQHEVRRLTFLKEVMLDIKRHLNLTENQSYGTVYRELERTILAANTQEDLKWFSNNHGPGMHMNWPQFEEYNPDQPNAVAKREKVKKPDGAPPTPSTDHVATPGDRGSVSSYEKNQAYSTEWSDDEQPATNSGNENGGGNSFEEDATSVKGVRMRALYDYDGQEQDELTFKAGDELTKTEDEDDQGWCRGRLDSGREGLYPANYVEPI